A genome region from Anopheles stephensi strain Indian chromosome 2, UCI_ANSTEP_V1.0, whole genome shotgun sequence includes the following:
- the LOC118508568 gene encoding uncharacterized protein LOC118508568, producing the protein MRLTVAIGVALLAIIGSATAKPSSAGSCTKLEEGATYGIAGDCAKYLLCRKGALEIKECKSSSEYDTVSGKCVPTGSATCAVEANPEPEPQPEPVPEPEPEESPEQYDYLCQKVLYGVRVHPNACDKFLVCSKEKAAIELCAEGFIFVDDFISCVPGNKETCTVQPDEPSTTESLPSGSDESEEGEESGSDEDSDEGATTEPEPSNPPADVTESGEEPSETPGPYDYLCAKTLLGSVAHPESCTKYISCYKYKGKEESCKQGYAYSSKLHLCVKQKNGGCADAPEEQPTTEAATPEPEPEPSNPPSEETESGEEPSETPGPYDYLCEKTLLGSVAHPESCTKYISCYKYKGKEESCKQGYAYSSKLHLCVKQKNGGCADAPEEQPTTEAATPEPEPEPSNPPSEETESGEEPSETPGPYDYLCEKTLLGSVAHPESCTKYISCYKYKGKEESCKQGYAYSSKLHLCVKQKNGGCTDAPEEQPTTEAATPEPEPEPSNPPSEETESGEEPSETPGPYDYLCEKTLLGSVAHPESCTKYISCYKYKGKEESCKQGYAYSSKLHLCVKQKNGGCADAPEEQPTTEATTPEPEPEPSNPPAEKTESGEDPSETSGPYDYLCAKTLLGNVAHPDSCTKYISCYKNKAKEQNCNNGYYFSVYLRLCIKGNSETCADINGGNQEPTPTEPQPEPTEEPTTTTELVPPETGGDPGETNTGCIEGFTGFLPIQNDCVSYVYCFQGEPGVRTCLENYIYYDPFKTCLPGDPVLCQLYSV; encoded by the coding sequence ATGAGACTAACAGTGGCAATAGGTGTGGCCTTGCTAGCCATCATTGGATCAGCAACTGCAAAACCATCGTCAGCAGGAAGCTGCACTAAGCTGGAGGAAGGAGCGACCTACGGCATTGCAGGTGATTGTGCAAAGTATTTGCTGTGCAGGAAAGGTGCGTTGGAGATCAAGGAATGCAAAAGTAGCTCCGAGTATGATACGGTAAGCGGCAAGTGTGTGCCGACTGGATCTGCTACCTGTGCTGTTGAAGCAAACCCCGAACCGGAACCACAACCCGAACCAGTGCCTGAGCCCGAGCCGGAAGAGAGCCCGGAGCAGTACGACTATCTTTGCCAGAAGGTGTTGTACGGTGTACGAGTGCATCCTAATGCATGTGACAAATTCCTTGTTTGTTCTAAAGAAAAGGCAGCTATAGAACTGTGCGCAGAAGGATTCATTTTCGTGGATGATTTTATCAGCTGTGTGCCTGGAAATAAGGAGACGTGTACGGTTCAGCCTGATGAGCCGTCAACCACTGAGAGTCTACCAAGTGGTTCCGATGAGTCGGAAGAAGGTGAAGAATCTGGTTCTGACGAAGACTCTGATGAGGGCGCTACTACCGAACCGGAACCATCGAACCCACCAGCTGATGTAACCGAATCTGGTGAAGAGCCCTCGGAGACTCCCGGCCCCTACGACTATCTCTGTGCGAAGACTCTGCTCGGAAGTGTGGCTCACCCCGAGTCCTGCACGAAGTACATCTCGTGCTACAAGTACAAGGGCAAGGAGGAGTCTTGCAAGCAGGGATACGCCTACTCGTCTAAGCTGCATCTGTGTGTCAAGCAGAAGAATGGAGGCTGTGCCGATGCTCCGGAAGAGCAGCCAACTACTGAGGCCGCCACTCCCGAACCGGAACCTGAGCCATCGAACCCGCCATCTGAAGAGACCGAGTCTGGAGAAGAGCCCTCGGAGACTCCCGGCCCCTATGACTATCTGTGCGAGAAGACTCTGCTCGGAAGTGTGGCTCACCCTGAGTCCTGCACGAAGTACATCTCGTGCTACAAGTACAAGGGCAAGGAGGAGTCTTGCAAGCAGGGATACGCCTACTCGTCTAAGCTGCATCTGTGTGTCAAGCAGAAGAATGGAGGCTGTGCCGATGCTCCGGAAGAGCAGCCAACTACTGAGGCCGCCACTCCCGAACCGGAACCAGAGCCATCGAACCCGCCATCTGAAGAGACCGAGTCTGGAGAAGAGCCCTCGGAGACTCCCGGCCCCTATGACTATCTGTGCGAGAAGACTCTGCTCGGAAGTGTGGCTCACCCTGAGTCCTGCACGAAGTACATCTCTTGCTACAAGTACAAGGGCAAGGAGGAGTCTTGCAAGCAGGGATACGCCTACTCGTCTAAGCTGCATCTGTGTGTCAAGCAGAAGAATGGAGGCTGTACCGATGCTCCGGAAGAGCAGCCAACTACTGAGGCCGCCACTCCCGAACCGGAACCAGAGCCATCGAACCCGCCATCTGAAGAGACCGAGTCTGGAGAAGAGCCCTCGGAGACTCCCGGCCCCTATGACTATCTGTGCGAGAAGACTCTGCTCGGAAGTGTGGCTCACCCTGAGTCCTGCACGAAGTACATCTCTTGCTACAAGTACAAGGGCAAGGAGGAGTCTTGCAAGCAGGGATACGCCTACTCGTCTAAGCTGCATCTGTGTGTCAAGCAGAAGAATGGAGGCTGTGCTGATGCTCCGGAAGAGCAGCCAACTACTGAGGCCACCACTCCCGAACCGGAACCAGAGCCATCGAACCCACCAGCTGAAAAGACCGAATCTGGAGAAGACCCTTCTGAAACCTCTGGCCCATACGACTATCTGTGTGCGAAAACTCTTCTAGGAAACGTAGCTCATCCCGATTCCTGCACAAAGTACATCTCGTGCTACAAGAACAAGGCCAAGGAACAAAACTGCAACAATGGCTACTATTTCTCGGTGTACCTGCGATTGTGTATCAAGGGAAACAGTGAAACTTGCGCAGACATCAATGGAGGAAACCAGGAGCCAACTCCAACGGAACCTCAACCTGAACCGACGGAGGAGCCAACGACTACAACCGAACTGGTTCCTCCCGAAACCGGAGGTGATCCAGGAGAGACCAACACCGGTTGCATCGAGGGTTTCACCGGATTCTTGCCGATCCAGAATGATTGTGTGAGCTACGTGTACTGTTTCCAGGGCGAACCAGGTGTGAGGACTTGCCTGGAGAACTACATCTACTACGACCCATTCAAGACTTGCCTGCCAGGTGATCCAGTGCTGTGTCAATTGTATTCGGTCTAG